The following coding sequences are from one Sander lucioperca isolate FBNREF2018 chromosome 2, SLUC_FBN_1.2, whole genome shotgun sequence window:
- the bmp10 gene encoding bone morphogenetic protein 10 → MASIWVSKLGTICSSKTLLLLFPILLLHGLCGHSSPISNTHQRYRPAPGLGDGHGGVVDPSLLEQDNNMNMQSLLESLKEQFLRTFNLSGLSSPPMPPGGTREEPPEYMMELYNRFANDHTAMPTANIIRSFKNEDSSPSIVGVGGVRRHPLLFNVSVPHHECITAAELRLYTLVQTDRHLYAGVDRKVTIYEVESRVRDENMTAENPVRGDGFRGGGEQLELVELASRQVYGTDNGWQAFDLTAAVQRWRKSDHGTTHRLEVHIASIANEDKVQGITEENKDKNPPEGDMKIDTSPEEKHKPLLIVFSDDQSSDHRNDKRELNEMIDHETSNMILQDDLGMGLNGLWGELGRDREEGDEEAEPDEEDLIQMRSNLIYDTASRIRRNAKGNHCKKQSLFVEFKDIGWDSWILAPTGYDAFECTGICSFPLTKHVTPTKHAIVQTLININSPQKASQACCVPTKLDPISLLYLDDTGVVTYKYKFEGMVVAECGCR, encoded by the exons ATGGCGAGCATTTGGGTCTCTAAACTGGGAACCATCTGCAGCTCCAAGACTTTGCTCTTGCTGTTTCCTATCCTGCTGCTCCACGGGCTCTGTGGACACAGCAGCCCAATCTCCAACACCCATCAGAGGTATCGCCCCGCTCCGGGGCTGGGAGACGGGCATGGAGGGGTAGTGGATCCGTCACTGCTGGAGCAGGACAACAACATGAACATGCAGAGCCTGCTGGAGAGCCTGAAGGAACAGTTTCTGCGGACTTTCAACCTGTCTGGTTTGAGTTCTCCTCCAATGCCTCCTGGAGGCACACGAGAAGAGCCACCTGAGTACATGATGGAGCTCTACAACCGTTTTGCTAATGACCACACGGCAATGCCCACCGCCAACATCATCCGCAGCTTCAAAAATGAAG ATTCATCTCCCAGTATTGTTGGTGTTGGAGGAGTGAGGCGTCACCCGCTCCTCTTTAATGTGTCAGTCCCCCATCATGAATGCATCACAGCGGCCGAGCTTCGCCTCTACACCCTTGTCCAGACTGACCGTCACCTCTACGCTGGTGTTGACCGCAAGGTCACTATCTACGAGGTAGAATCGCGTGTCAGAGATGAGAACATGACTGCTGAGAACCCTGTGAGAGGCGATGGAttcagagggggaggagagcagTTAGAGCTGGTGGAGTTGGCTTCCCGCCAGGTCTACGGCACTGATAACGGCTGGCAAGCCTTTGACCTCACTGCTGCTGTTCAACGCTGGCGCAAATCTGACCATGGGACCACGCACCGGTTGGAAGTGCACATTGCCAGCATTGCTAATGAAGATAAAGTTCAAGGTAtcacagaggaaaacaaagacaagaatcCTCCTGAAGGGGACATGAAGATTGACACCAGCCCTGAGGAAAAACACAAACCCCTGCTGATTGTTTTCTCCGATGACCAAAGTAGCGATCACCGTAATGACAAGCGCGAGCTGAACGAGATGATTGACCACGAAACCTCTAACATGATTCTCCAGGACGACTTAGGGATGGGCCTGAATGGTCTGTGGGGGGAGCTGGGGAGGGACAGGGAGGAGGGAGATGAAGAAGCAGAGCCGGATGAAGAGGACCTCATCCAAATGCGCTCCAATCTGATCTATGACACAGCATCCCGCATTCGTCGCAATGCCAAGGGAAACCACTGCAAGAAACAATCTCTGTTTGTAGAGTTCAAGGACATTGGATGGGACAGTTGGATCCTGGCACCCACTGGTTACGATGCCTTTGAATGCACTGGCATTTGTTCTTTCCCACTGACGAAGCATGTCACACCCACCAAGCATGCCATTGTCCAGACATTGATCAACATCAACAGTCCTCAGAAGGCATCACAAGCTTGTTGTGTGCCCACAAAGCTGGACCCCATCTCCCTGCTGTACTTGGATGACACAGGCGTGGTCACCTACAAGTACAAGTTTGAAGGCATGGTGGTAGCTGAGTGTGGTTGCAGATAG